ctctctctctataagATTGCACTTTTAGAGGAAGAATTGGTCATATAATTCATGAATGACTAACTAAGTTATGGAATTATGTTTCTCTTTTAATTGCGAAACCAAAACCTCTTAGGTATAATTTGGAATCTGTTATAGTTAGATATATGTTAGAATTAGTTTTAGGTATGATTAGGTGGAAGTTGTTTATGTTTGTTACCTTATGATCACTATATAAAAGTGTATCTTATCctaattgtatgattgtatcaTATTCTTCACACTATCATTTCAAGTTTAATTATTTCTCTCTTGGGCTCAACTATGATTTTCAATAGAATCCCTTTAAAGTACCCTAAGGACCAACAAAGTTGTCACACTTGATAGATAGTTGAGTTCATGTTTGGAATGGCGGTGAATTTGCCGAAATCATAATGGCACGGTGATTTTGTTGAAGCTCTTAAGCGTAAAGTGTACATTTTGCTGTAATCAAGATGACATGTTGTGATTCTGCCAAACTATCTGTGAATCCAAATATGCACTGAATCTCTTAGCATGGTGTCCTAGGTGTGAACTGGGTAGTGTATATGAGAAGAAGTCTTGTTGGAAGAAACAAAATTCAGTTGGATAATCTCTAAGCTTTATATAGGATCAGTCTTTGACTAAGGCTTGCCACTTCAAGGATGATGATTGTGGCTGATAACTTCCTTCTTTTATGCCAATGTTTTGTTATCTTTTTTAATgttaacaaaacaaatatgatGCTAGAAATGTTACCTGAGAATCAGTCTCTTGACAGCTAAAGATACAGGTGGTTAAACGATTATGTAATTTTATAGGCCaaacattgtttttattttggtgTCAGAACACGTTTCAGTTGCTTTCAATTGTGAAAATCAGAACTATTAGCTGTGATATGTTCTGGATGTATAACTATTTTTACAATGCTGTtatataaaagttgtgtgtgtgtgtgtgtgtgtatagaATATATCTGTCCTCCTGTTGCTATCTCCCTTTGATATAGTTTACTTATGATATGATGTTAGAGTTTCTATGACTAAGTGATCTTTGTGAGCATTTGCATTATTCAAGCATCAAGCTTGCATGAGTGAATATGTTAGTTAGATATAAAATCCATTTGCACATCTATATGTAATAAACTCATCAAAGAAAAACGTTACTTGTAACCATTACAAAGAAAAACGTTACTTGTAACCATTACaaagaaaaatgtaaatttatattttgttgatgGTTAATTGATTGTCGGATAGATGTAGATGTGCTTTACTCTTCTGTTCATTGAAATTGTTGTACAAAATCTTTTGTAGGTACCTGGGAAATCTCAACAAGATTGCTTCAATAGAATTAACTGTGACTTCAATACGCCACCTCAACATCAGCCTCGATCAAGGGCGAAGGCAATAAACTCATCACCCCTTCATCAATTCTCAATATCTGCAAGTAAACTGCTCAAACCTACTGAAAAGAAGGTTGGCAGATcaaaatttctcaaaccaaaaaGCTACATTGGCCAGAAGACTATCGAAAATCTATTGCAGCGCCATCTTAAAGTTGATCAAGACCGTGAAGGCGACATATTTTCTGTTCTTGAACCCAACATTGATTTTTCTACTAATAATAATGCTTTTCTGCCTAGTCAAGCACTTTGTACTCCAAAGCAGCAAAAGGAAAATCAAGGGTTGCTACAAAGCTGCACTGAAAGATCATCATCAAACCATAAGATGTCTCTTTCTAGATTTAGTGGCTCAAATGTTCAAAATCTTGTTAGTCCACCTGTGCTAAAGAAAGTAAAGAACAAGGTGCAGcatgaaaaatatatcaatcaaTTAAGATGTAGGGAGTTTAGGAGAAGAGCAGCATCTGTTCAGACAAAAATGTCCATAGTTGGAGTAGGAAACGGCATTCTGAAAAGGGATGTTGTTAAGGCTGCAAAAGTTGCATTGGTTTCTGAAGCTAAAGATGCTATCAATAAGTTTCAACAATCACAATCCAATTTTATGGGCAACACTTGTAGTTCTGATGAAGACCATGATGATGACATTggagttgaatgtgaaagtcAATAGGCTTTTCTCGAGCTAGTTGACTGAAACTTGTTGAATAATTGCATGTATATAGTAGTTTCTCTGAAAGTTTTAGACATTGTAGCTTAGTAATCAAAATCTGATTTTTCCAAAATCCCAAGTTTTGTAGCATTTGTCTGTAGTTAATAGAATGAGCAATCCGCTTTT
This region of Cicer arietinum cultivar CDC Frontier isolate Library 1 chromosome 8, Cicar.CDCFrontier_v2.0, whole genome shotgun sequence genomic DNA includes:
- the LOC101504988 gene encoding uncharacterized protein → MPNRDSTVVNPPTTPRRSPRLLLLQHNNNNPITPKPKSTNKSSIQSRTPTVGVRKSPRLNDTVPSLRRSSRFSNQKAPPNNEKKIDVKRSEFCSRDLVRVKSGDVKMKVNSGVVDEGIVVEDGGKGKRNSGGREIVQGLRKQEVEGGVKGKRKRGGEIAEGWTKEQELALHTAYFTAKPSPHFWKNVSKLVPGKSQQDCFNRINCDFNTPPQHQPRSRAKAINSSPLHQFSISASKLLKPTEKKVGRSKFLKPKSYIGQKTIENLLQRHLKVDQDREGDIFSVLEPNIDFSTNNNAFLPSQALCTPKQQKENQGLLQSCTERSSSNHKMSLSRFSGSNVQNLVSPPVLKKVKNKVQHEKYINQLRCREFRRRAASVQTKMSIVGVGNGILKRDVVKAAKVALVSEAKDAINKFQQSQSNFMGNTCSSDEDHDDDIGVECESQ